The nucleotide sequence CCGAACGTCACAGTACGGAGCACTTTGAAAAAGCCACTGAATTCATTAAGCTAAGCAAGACAGGTACAGTCATACCCTCGTGCTCAGGTGATTGATCTGACCCTCTCCAGCGACGCTGGCATTTTGTTCTTCTCCCTGGCTTTTAGATAATGACGTAGTCGCTCTCACTCTCCAGGTTATCCTCTTCCTTGTCCTCGTTCTCGTCCGCCGTGCCTTCGCTCTCGTTCTCACTCTCGTTGCATTCCTCACTGCTATCCTCGTTTTCATCCTCACCCTCTAAGCTACCCTGACTTTGACTCTCCAGGTCACTGTCGCTCTCATTAATCTCATCTCGAAACTCATATTCACCCTCTGAGCATTGCTCCTCGCTATCATAACTATGCTCATCCGTTACAAAAGGAGAATGTGGGAAATCGAGAATATCTGACTCGTCATGTGCTCGAGATTGCTGTTTTCCTTTCTGCGGCTGAAGCTGGTGGCGCTCCCTACGGGCATCATAGTGGGCCTCCTGCCACTCGGTTGGAAGTGGAGATGTCGGCTGCTGCCAGGTCTGAAACCTTGTCTGGTTTTGCATCTCACACTGCTGTTTCTCCGATTGGGATCGGACACACTGCTGCCAGCGTAAATCCTGAATCTGCTGCCCCAGATGTTTGTACTGAGCCTGTAGCATCCAGAGGATGCCTTGAGGTTGCGGCTGCCATGGCGGAAATGGGTGATGCCAGGGCTGATCATGTGGGCTATGCCAGACCTGGTATTGGGGCATGGGGTAATCGACGTGTGGCGGTTGAGGGTGGTGGCGCACATGTGGGGGCTGCTTCCGGTAATGAGCCTGCTTCTGCCAGTATTGGCTCGGTGTCTGTGGGTTCTGGGTCCGGTTCGGAAGCTGTTGCGGCTGGTATTGGCTGTGAACTGGCTGTTGTGCGAGCAGGTTTTGTGTCTTCTGGTACTCCGGCGGAATTGGgcattcttcttcattgtGAGACTGTTCCGTCCAGAGCTGCTCCTGAACCTGGTCCTTGAACCGCTGGCGTCGTTCCTGGAGGAGCTTTTCCTGCTTTATCTTGTCCTGAAGCTTCTGCATTTCGTCCGTTAATTGCTGATGGAACGGCTCGAAATGGACTTGCTGCTGGGGGTGTTTTTCCTGTTTTTGCAAACGTTCGTGCTGAACCTCGCGTTGGTATTGATGGATCTGCTGTCGCTTACGCAAGCATCTATTCCAGAGCTTCTGTCGGTTGTGTCGTTCAGCCTGATTCTGTTGAGACGAGTTTAGAAAATGCAGCTTCTGATGCTTGCCCTGAGAGAGGGCTGGGTTTTGATCTTCTGTCCGTTGCTGCTTCTCCTGCTGGTTGATATTGGATTTCTCGTCATCGCGCTTCTGCACAGGCGTATGGTTCTCGCGGCTCTGGCGTCGGGCCTTGCATAGCCATACCACGTCGTCTCCCTATATGCATGTTAGATCGGGTCACTATTAAGCCCTAATATGAAGCTTACCAGGTCGATCGTCAATTTGAATGCTTTGTGAGACATTTTGAAGTCGTTCTGGTGTCGAATACTCGATTTTAAAAAGTTGTGGTGGAATGGAAAATGGTTGTACTGTGAAAAGAGAAGACTGGGATAAAAGAATGCTCGTAGGCACAGTGCCTGCTGCCTATCAAGCGAAATTGAAGCATCATGACAGCTTGATTGAAATACGTATAAGGTTGCCTAGAGGCTACCATATTATTAGTTATTGTCAAGTAATCTAGTACGATCGTTACGGGACTAGAGAATGAAGTCACGTCTGAAAGCTTGACAACATTAGGATTCTAGCCTGTCCTAGCTAGATGCGACACCATGTATCTATAGATCGGCTCAACGCCAGCCTGCATTTATAAGCCATAATATCAGCAATTCGCAATGGCATCTTCCTGTATTCCTCAGTTAGGTGTACCAATAACACTATGCCACTCATAATTCGAGTTCTCATCCACCCCAGAAGACGCCCTTGAACTCATAGGAGTCAATACCAAGTAATTAGACTCCCAAATCTGTTGCTGCGGTCGCTCCTGAGGAGGTTGGATCCGAGATGTCGGCATCTGAACATCACTGTCGAAAGGCCGCCGTCCACGATATGCAGGTCCTGGTTCTTGAGGCAAATCCAGAGAGTCCTTCTTGTGCGCAAGCCGATCCTTTTCCAACGGAGGCTTACTCTGGTCCTCGTCCCGCTGAACCTGGTGTGAAGCGTAAGGGTACCAGGTCCAGTTAGGAGGCAGCTCTTGCGTCTGAAGCGGATTTTCACATTCAGCATAGAACCTCTCAAGTCTGTACCGACGGAGTTGATTCTGGGTCGCATCTTGGGTAGCTGTGGCTTCTGAGGCTTTTCCTGAGACTTCAACTTGGCAGCCTGTTTCTTATCTTGTTTCTGAGCTTGTTGGTTCTGGGCCTGATCCTGCTCTTGTTTCCGTATCAGCTTCACGGGCTGTGCATACCGCGGCAAATCCGGCATCTGTGCCAGTGCGGGCTTTTTGTGAAACGGGTGCCGTCCGCGCTGGTATGAAGCCTTCGGGGGTATGGGTGGTTGAGGAACTCGCTTCTGAGGCTTCGCTTGAGATACTTGCTGTTGGGTGTTAGATTCGGGGAGGTGTTtgccgcagcagcaaccgtAAATCTGGGCACGGTTATGGCGGACATCACCTTCCTGTATGCGTGTTAGAATGGGTCTGTTTGTGCCAAAAGGTAACCTTACTAGGTATGTCTTGACGGTCACTTTTTTCTTCGGCGTTTGGTTGTTCGaggtttcttttttcaacATTTTGGGGTGCTTCTGGGCTAGAACGTAGAATGAAGAGGATAAGCGAAGGGTTTTTTGCTGAAGGTACAGAAAGGAACGTGGAACAAATATAAGAAATCGGATACATGCAGCTAGGCAGGACCCTCTGCTGCCTATCGGGCGAATTGAAAGCATCATAAGCATCTGAATGCCTGAGGTCTACATGCTGCTACTTTTTGTCTAAATTATCTATGGAAAATACGATACAATTTCTGGTTTGGAATCAAAACGGGATAATCCAGTAATTAAATTTATAAGCCAAGCTAAGCTAATTGAATCCAAGCTAGCGATATAGCATTCTCAACGTGTCCAGTAATTTCTACCAAAAAGACCCATCCCCTTCGGTAGCTTTCCATTTTCCGATTACAACAATATCTTCATCACCATCAGAGCTCAGACTCACTATCGATGGAGATCTTGAACCATCAAAGCTCAACTGTTCATAATCAGTGCCAGGCTCTGATGGAGGCTGTCCCGGCCCGTACCGAACAAACTTCCACGGGTAGCTATCATCCTGAGAAGACAGTTGTTGCTTTGCTTGTTGCTCCTGGTGTTGAACCTGAGGCTGCTGCAGAGAGTTGGCTTGAGCGCCAAAACTATCCAGCGACTCGACCGGTTCCGGCCGGAAAAGAGCCTCAAGAGTCTGGCTGTCAATCAGAGAGGACCTTTCTCGAACCGATTTCGGAAGAATCGCATCTTTACGGTAAATAGTCTCTTTTAGGGATTGAACTTGAGGTGGCTGAGGTGGCTGGAATAATGCCTGGGACTTTACAGACGCTTTCCGTATGTACTGAGGCCGTTGTGGTTCAGGATGAGCATGAGAGAGCTGCTGCAGGGGCTGTCCAGACTTTGAGCGGCCCTGGGGTACATCCATGAGCTGCTGCGTTCGAAACCTTTGTTGAGACAGTCCCCGCACGGCCTGACCAAATCGCTTCTCTACAGGCTGTTTGTGTTGTTTCTGGCGACTTTGGGGCTGGTTCTGAGACAAAATTTGTGGCTGCGGTGGTTGCAGTTGATCTCTGGGTAACTGCTGTTGAGCCCGCTCCGGTGGCAGAGACTGTCCTTCAGATGACCGCTCAGCCAGGTTCTGAAGCTTCTGTTGTCTGCATTCCTTATCCTGGCCCCGTTTGGGGTCCTCTCGTTGGTATTGAGCCGGAATATAGTTCGACATCTTCGGCTTATTCTCAATCGAGTCGATATGTGACACAATCCGCTGTAATCGCTCTCGATATTGGGTCCGTTGCCGCGCGGCTTCGTCGAAATCTCGCTGCTTCGGTCCTTCCGCGGACGGGATGTATCGATTGGGTACCTGTTTTTGTGTCTCGAATAGAGGCTGTTGCGGTTGAAGTTGGTTTCGGGACGGTTGGTCAACAACTTGGGGCGGCTTCTCGCTGTTTTGATTATCCTGGGCTTGCTGCTGCGACTGAGGCTTATTAGTCTGTCGCTGCCCATCTGTTTGCATGGTATGGCGACCTCGTCGGCTTCGGCGCCGGCGCTGAGGCTGATGCCACATAATCGTTATTTTCAGTTTGCTTTGCGAGGCTATTTCCACTTTGTCCCCCTATAGGTACATGTGAGACTTGTTTTAAAGAAGCGGTTCAAGAAAGGCTTACGGGATTTAACTTGATAGTCACCCTTCGATTCTGAGGCATTCTGCACTTATCGTTGATGTGGAGTGATTGAAGGAGGGATTTGAAAATGACGCAGAAAATGAATTGCCTAAGCTGACGACTGGAATGCAAGCATCATTATGATATCTCTACTGCTGTGACACATCGCAACAACACGTGGAAACTCGATGGTTTCCATTCAAGTTAGGTTAAGCTAAATGCAGTGATTATTCTCAGCAAAAAAATAGCTAAATGCAAGCATCCTTGAAAATGAAAACCCGATACGGGATGCCAAAGTAAGATTCACTATCGCGAAAGGACAAACATCAAGCACTACTAGCTCTGAAATAAGATCGGGGAGCATTTGAATAAAGTGTAGCTAGAAAGCTAACGGCGATCGCACTGTACTCACAGGTAGCGATATCCGTTGAATATAACGGActcatcgtcctcgtcgatACCCGATGCTGCACTTAGGGTGGGAGATCTCGAGCTCTCACAACTTGACTGAGTATCAGTTCCCCGCTGATTAAACTGCTTAGCCTGGCCCGCAAGCTGGTACTTCCTGTGCTTGCCGTCAATGTATTGCTGCAGCTGTCGCTGTTTCTCAGCTCTCACCTGCGCCAGTTGAGTCTGGCTTTGGTGCTCCTGACGCATCTTCTCAATCACTTGGTCCAGCACGCGTCCGGTGTCAGATTGATGCTGCTGTCTGGGTGTAACTAGGGTTGGCTGCTGCCAACCTTGGCGGTCCTGGGACCCTTGATTGGAACAGTCCAGACGATCCCAATTTCTGAAATCCCTTGGACCCAGCATCTCGTGGAACTGGCTCGATACCCTCTGGGGCTCATGTTGCTCTGGGGGCTGCAGCGGGTACTCGTCTTCGACTTGGTGCTGTGGGGGGAGAGTGCTGGAAGTCGACTGTTGCCAGGTGTAACCCTGGGACATGAGCATTGGAGTGAGAGGCTCCCAGGATTGGAAGTCACTTGGGAATACCGTCTCGTGAAATTGGCTCTGTGCTCGCTGTCGCTGTGccttttgctgcttgctgTTTCGTTTGTACTGCCGCCAGCGCTGGTTGTTCCGGGGATACTTGCCACCGCGGAAGTTCCAGTTCTGCTTCTTGTGGTTGCAGTGTTGGTGATAACAGCGTCCCTGGTCCTTGCTGCGTGGCTGAGGCTTTCCTTCCTGTGAGTTAATGTTAGGCTAGCTTTCTAAAGAGCGCAGATTCAAACTTACTAAGTTGAATGTGAAGCTCAGTCCGTTAGGCATTCTGTATTTCTTGGTGATTTTACCTCGGCGATTTAGGTGCTGAGACTCGGTCCAATTTCCCTTGGGCTGTAGATGAGTGACATATTAGTTTGTGCCGTCATTTAGTGTGATGGCATCTTACCACGTTGAACGTGAAGTTCATTCTGTTAAACATCGTGGAttgtgctgttgttgctgttccGTGTTCTAGTttgaagagagaagagaagagaaagggggCAAGAGAGTAGGAATCACCTTGTAGGTGCGAGGTGTGCTGCCTGTCAATTCGAATAGAAGTGTCATGTTGATATCTCGGAAGTTCTATCACGGTGCCTAGTGGCTACCACGGTTTACAGGATGGCTCCTACGCTGAATACTATCGGATAGCACGACTACTGATCATATATAGACTCTTAACTTTTAGCTATATAACTATTCCAGTTTTCGTTTTATTCCTCAATAATTGCAACACTTTCTGGTTGGTCTCATACTTCATATAATGATTAACCATAATTTCGACATCCACCACCGTACCATCCGCGCGGGCGACATCGAAAGGAGGGGAAAGGAGAAGCCAGAACTGGGAAGTTCATGGATACTGTGGAGCTCGGGGACATTGGTGCTTCAAAGGTTGACTTTGTGGGTGAAGGGAAGAACTCCAGGTAGGATGTCATGACTGGTGCAGCTGATGCGCCGTTGTTAGAAGTTGAGGTCTGCTTGTGACAAGTCTCGCATCAGTGCTACCCAATAACATCTGGAGAGTACGGCAACTAGCATATAATCTTCCTCATCCGTGCGAAGCGGCATGGTCGCGAGTTGATGACATGTCAGCCCAGCGGGTCTGGCTGCTTGTGACGAGTTACTTACGAAGACCCCCATCCGCGGCAATTTTGAACAACAGCAGCTTGGTGTGATTGGGCCACGTTGATTTGCCACTGCTCCAGCAACTGTTCTTGAAGTCGCCAGGTCGGACGAAATAACGACATGGACGGTAAAAGTTAACCAGGTGTCAACCACGGCAAACTTCTTCCTTCGGTGTAAGGTCTGACTTAGACCTCTCTTTCAATCCAGTCTCAAAATTGAATAAGCATGGATAAAGTGTATACAAATGGATCGTCTGCTACCTTTTCTCTTTAACCAGCACGGCTGTGTTGAACGATAGCACCGAGTTCCATCTTTCAGGGTTGTCAGTTTATCGCCCATTGAAAAAAGTGCATCATGCAAATCCACTTGATTAAACAAGGTCTTCTCGACTTCTCCATCCTAGCCTTGGGGTGAGACGCATCGTTTGTGTtggagacctgctggaaGAACCTTCATTCCCGTGCTGGGGAGAAAAAGAGCTTAACATCTATCTTTCTTATATATTGCTTAACGAGCATATAGTCCTTTTCTGTATTTTCTAGGCACCTAATCTATTATTCCGGTAGGTGCGTTGCTCATTTGTTTCGGTGCGATATCTGGCTTGAAACGAGCCGGAAACACTTTGGCCTTTTCATCCTTTTCGTATGTGTAGATATGCATAGCGCCATTCCTGCTTGTTGTAATGTCTGCTTTACTCTTAAAGCCAGTAGTTGTCTTGCAGCCCTTGCTATCTTTCTCCAGTCTTTCGTCAATAGTGTAAAATTGGTCACATATAATGGTAGTTTCGAGCTGTCTGGCCAGTCGGCGACCCCTGTACTTTTAGAAATTGACCAAACCTTGACATGTATAAGGAGCTATTTTTGTCCCGCCTGCAGTGATAACATCTGTCTCAGAAGGTAGTATGAAGGTCGAACGATCAACTAGTTATATGTATGAATTCTTTTTGAGGACCAAAACCATACAAGAGCTTGCGCTTGGTTCAACTACCCTTGGTTGCTCATCTGCGATGGTCTTTTGAACCAATAAGCAGCAAGTCTACATCCTCTCCAAGTTCCGCGATAGTTTCTGGATCACCGCCTCCATTGAAATCGTGGGCCATGGGTGTGCAGTTGGCCGAATGTTGAAGTCAATGTCTTACTTATCTCCACGACATTCGTTCTTAAATCTCTCGTCTGTCTCCATGTCGCCAGTGACGTTCCGCAAGACCCGTGGGTCATTGACAAACGTATCGATGTTCGCATTATAGACTAGTTGTCCAAATACTTAAAGATAGAGCCTGAATAGTCCCCTATCCTCATTTTGCGGGAGTACGATATCAAACAAGTTCGACGTCGGCGGCACGCACGTGAATTCATGCGTTATGTCCACCTTCTGTAAAGACTGCCTCAGGTTCTCCATCGGACAAAGATATTGATCTTTACATACATGCATCCTCAATTGAATGTTCTGAAGGAAGCCCTAGGTTTTATAGCATCAAGCGGGCATGTTCAGTGTTGCTTTTCAGACCGGGGCTTCTGCTGGTGTCTAGACACCTGAGTTGGTGCGCCCGCGTCACCAGACAAAATATCTCATACCCCCTAAGTATCCACAGGAACAACAGCAGGATAGCGGGCTCCCAGCGTCACATGCTCGGCGGGCGGCTGTGGAGTTCCAGGTAAAGGATATTAGGCTGTTTGCAATAGTTAGAAGGAATTCATTATGCATGAATGGAAGTAAAACTCACGAATACCCCTTGCTATCACGCCAgtggtaagcagaagcactGGTATTAACGGCCTTCACAGCCTAATTGGCAAAAACTGCCATCTCGATACCGCTCCCGCGGCTGTCGGAATACTTCGTGTAGAACTCGCTTATCTTGAACACGCTCTTGGGAGGTCAGATTGCAAAGTTGACCTCATAGAAACTACAATTTGTGTCATCTTTGTGAGATTCGGTTATGGATCTCGGCGCTGATGTAGAATTCAATTCAGAAATCATCTTGACGGACATATTTTTGGCTGATGCAACGATGTGATCATTTTGCCCTAGAGACACAGCCCAAGGATCGGAGCCTCTCCTTTGTGTCAGCTCTATCCGGGATGGTGGAGATCCAAACAGGGATTGATTAAATGAGCTATTCACCTGCATTAAAGTTCTCTAATATTTCTTGTCTGTGTGTGTAAGCCAACCTCACGGCCCGAGTCCTTCAGTCAGCTCACTCCGCCTCAATGTCCGAAAAACTGGGTGAGACTTCGAATGCGCGAAAGTCGATAGCGTGCCGTATATATTCCTCTTTTACTAAAATGcaagtacatacgaccatagggtgtggagaacagggcttcccgtccgctcagccgtacttaagccacacgccggccggttagtagttgggtgggtgaccaccagcgaatcccggctgttgtatgtttttgtcCTTTTTCTAAATTTATGTTTGGTTGCTCATGAAGCGAAAATAAGGTTAGGTTATTATTATCTTTTTACTAGGCTACCTGGCTTTGGAGAAGAATGCCGCGAGAAATATGGTTTTAGCGATTCTTGCATCACCGGCAATCGGCTAGTCATTACCGGGCAAAGTAGTATACCAGAACCGCTCCTATCAGTATGTCTAATAATGTTCCAATAGCAGGTATGTACCCTCTGACCAGGAATACCTCCCCAAAGCTCGAGGAACAGATCGCCCAGGCGTTCAACAACGTGAATGATCTGATCATCCACACTCTCGTTCAGGCGGGACACGCTATTGAAGAGAATCGTTCTGGTTGGGATTATGTTGTGAAACTGTGCGCGTATTTTGTGGCATTGTCGGACATACAGAAGCAAGCGCGGGAAAATATGGTCCACTACATCCGGAAGTGGTGCCCTCATCACCAGCCGTTGTTCACCATGGTGGGCATCGAAAGTCTGCCATTTCCAGAGCACCTAGTGGAGTTCGAAGTCGATGTATGGATTCCATGAGAATATGTAAGCTCTACATGAAGCGCATTTGGGCCTGTTATCAAAACTGTCTCTTAAGGGCGATGCATCATGGACGGGTTGTCCTTGCGTTGAACAATCAGACCACTCCCTTCTTGTCCGGTAGATATATCTGTTTTCTGAACTCCATAACCTTTCACGCATATTCACTGACATTTGCTATCACAATTCCAATTGCTTCAGATCATGGAATGTGAATGATCCATAGATTCTCCACTGTCTCGCGGGTTTAAAGTGTTGTAATCTATTTTCATCTAGAAATAAGAGAATCATGCTACGTGCTGTGTGGCAAAAATGGTCATTTTTGTAGGTCCTAGACCAAGGGAGTATTTGGTACTTTCGAGCCTCGTCTACCAGGGCACCTTGTCCCTGTCCCTACTGGAAATGGAAATAGTGGGTAGCCTGGGTGCCCCCAGCATTGTCGCTATGGCTTCCAACGTTTGCTTTTGGGGTCGCCAGGCCGGGTGAACGACGGACAGCGGGAGCCAAGGGGATACCAAACAAACGCGGTAAACTCATTCTTCGGCTTTCTTTTGAGCGAAGTCTGACTTACACCTCGCTTTCATTGCTGTCTTTAGACTAAATTATCGTGAATCGGATGCTTACAAATGTGTGGTCATATGCTTTTGTCGGTTAAACAGCAACGACACTACAGAGTGCCCATTCTTCAGGGCCGGCGGCCTGTTACCAGTTGACTAAGTTCAATTATGCGAATCAGCTTGATAAAGGAGTGCCTGTTTGGCGCTTCAAGTATCGACCTTTTGGTGATGCACATCGTGCGTGTTCAAAAGTCTTCATGCTCATTCCTGGAAGAGAGCCGTTCTTATAGATTTGCCGAATGAGCAGATAGTCCTTTTCTGTGATTCCTAGAACTCCTCTTGCCCACTATGCTGGGTAATTTGTCCCTCATATCTTATGGCGCGTTGTCCGACTTGAACTGCAGAGGGTCGAATTTCTCCACATTGTAGTTTCCTTCTCCCATAGATATGAAAAAATaccatttcttctttccacaaTATCTGCTTCTACCTTGAAGCTAATAGTCGCTTTGTATCCCTTCGGGTCTTCTTCTATTATTCATTTTAAGATCTGTGCGCCATATGAAGTCGCAATTTCAAGCGGCCCCGGCCAGCTTGGGACTCTAGTATCTCTTATAATCCAATGTGGTTTGGGAATAGGCGTGTGGCCCGACGTGGTCTCGGCCCAGCGTACTGTCAAAGAAAGACCAAAGCGAATCAGATGACTGAGTTTATGTATGAAACCATTTCAGGACGAGAATAGCAGGCCAAAGCTTATGGGAAAATATTTGAAACCAATGATCTTCGTTCTCAGTGCGAAGTGACATACTTGAGGGTTTGTGATATGTCAGTCCAGCGAGTCTGGCTCTTTGTGACGAGTCACACGTAGATTCATGAAGGTCATCTGCGATGGGCACACACGGAGGTAGTGATGTTATGCAAGACCCATGTGTTGTCGGACGATAGACACCGATGCTGGCGTTATAAGTCAGAACATTCCTTAGCGGGTGCCGGTTCAAAGAATGCCCAGACCCTTTATGCTATAGGTCGCCTGTCCAGTATCGAATAAGCTCAATGGCTTGGCAACACAAATGTCGAAACATCCGTAATATCCTCCGCTCTGTCACTGAAAACTGCGTTTAGGAAAGATGTTACTGTAAGTGCCATCTGCAATGTCACCCGTGTCTCATATCTTTAGCACAGAAAACATATGCAGATATTGAATAAAAGCACCTGGTGACTTTTCCCTTTGTGCCGAGATACGAGAAGTTACTCTGGTAGCAACTTCTCTCCCACAGCGAGCACCTTCCCGAAAAACGCCCCTCGTAAACATGGGGCACAATATGTGCAGGTGTCTTAACTTTCGACATTTTGCAGCATCCGGATGGATAAAGAACAATGCAAAAATAGCCCACGTTTCGTAGGTAGGATCTAGTGGATCCATTTTCCGGGGCAGTGTAGTGCCCCATAGTTGTGTTTTTGTGAGGTTGGCGCTATCGGCCCACAAGACCCCAACAGACTCCATATATTAGGAGCTGAAGAGAGATACTTCTGGCCCCAAGGTATGCCAGTTCATCTTCGGAGATGTTAGAAGTGTCGTAGTACATGTATTTTAAGGATATGATGCGCCAGAGGATATCAGGATGGAGGTGTGATGGTTCCGACGAATCAACTCTTGCTATCAGACTTTAATCCCGGTATACTAGAGAACAAGGGAAGGGAGGAAGGGAGGAGTACGGCCTCGCCAAAAGCGTATTCTCAACAATCCGCTGGATTACATTGCGGTGATTCTCTGCGTTGATTCCTTGTTTTATCATATCCTCGTACGAGCTTTCGTCGTACGGTACATCGTATTAGCGATACATATATCAACTAGATAGCTTGTATGAAGCGCACCCCACGTAATCGAAATATGCTTTCACGCGCTCGACTTCGCGTCGCGGATAGCGGGCGAGCGTTCCGTCGATTGTGAGGGGTGTGTTTTCTATGGCTATTCGGGGCTGGGGCAGAGATCGAGGTCGGGGGTTTTATCGGGGGTCGATAGTCTATGATCATCTGGAGAGACGGGTACGCGCATTTTGTCGATTCTCACTTTCCTCTACTCTATTGAACCATTCAACAAACACACGAGGGAAGTAGTTACCATGAGCGCTGTATGACGGCATCCCATGTATACATACTCCCAGTTTCTGCCTTAGGCACCACAAGTTGTACCAAATGAACCTCACACAATGTGCTCATTCTGATCCACCACACAATCAAACAAACACAACCGCAATCCTGACGTCCAATGTTCGTGCTTGTATAGTTGTATTGGGACGGGTCGCATCCCATATAGCTCGCCACGGATCCAACGGACCCCGGTTGAGCTAGATATATCCGCGGGTACAGAGGGAGTTCCGTCCGTGTCTCTGGGTTATGAGTATTGGTTTGCTCATACAAGTTATTGCAGTAGTCATAGTAGTCATAGATATTGCTGACTTTATATTTACATCTACACCGTACAGGCCACTATTGACTGTAGTCCAACGATCCTCGTATAACACCCTGCGCACTAGTACCCCGTGCACGATCAACACTCAATAGCGCACAATAAACTCAACTCAACTACGACAGATCATCTGCACGAGTCCCTCCCCTGTACCCCGTATTCAGCAAGACAACCCCATCCCTGCGCTCCCTTCTGCACGATGCAATAAATCAACAATCAATAAATTAAATAAATAAGGGATAATTAAGTGACATATCATACGCCCTGCCGTGCCCAACGCCCTGTAGGGCCGATGAAAGCAGAAGCCGAGCCGAATGAGCAGATAGACACGGTCACGATCACGGGCGTGCCGAGGAATGTATGCACTCACTCACTCTGTACTCTCTTATGGACACGGGCGGAGAGGATTCCGTAGACTACGGGGTGCATAGCGGGTCGAGACAGTGTAGTATGCGCGAGTGCGACTGCAACTGCCAGAATATTGCAAATTTGCAATGATAAATGACTCTTCATAGTCTGCAAGTATAGAGCAAGT is from Aspergillus chevalieri M1 DNA, chromosome 8, nearly complete sequence and encodes:
- a CDS encoding PspA/IM30 family protein: MFNRMNFTFNVPKGNWTESQHLNRRGKITKKYRMPNGLSFTFNLEGKPQPRSKDQGRCYHQHCNHKKQNWNFRGGKYPRNNQRWRQYKRNSKQQKAQRQRAQSQFHETVFPSDFQSWEPLTPMLMSQGYTWQQSTSSTLPPQHQVEDEYPLQPPEQHEPQRVSSQFHEMLGPRDFRNWDRLDCSNQGSQDRQGWQQPTLVTPRQQHQSDTGRVLDQVIEKMRQEHQSQTQLAQVRAEKQRQLQQYIDGKHRKYQLAGQAKQFNQRGTDTQSSCESSRSPTLSAASGIDEDDESVIFNGYRYL
- a CDS encoding uncharacterized protein (InterPro:IPR006175,IPR035959); amino-acid sequence: MYPLTRNTSPKLEEQIAQAFNNVNDLIIHTLVQAGHAIEENRSGWDYVVKLCAYFVALSDIQKQARENMVHYIRKWCPHHQPLFTMVGIESLPFPEHLVEFEVDVWIP